From the genome of Variovorax sp. RA8, one region includes:
- a CDS encoding tripartite tricarboxylate transporter substrate binding protein encodes MHPSRRLALLAGLAALLAATGAAAQGWPTKPIRLVVPFAAGGANDLMARAAADGASKALGQPIVVDNKPGAGATLGADIVAKSAPDGYTFLVSAAGVISNSMIKKNMPYKDSDLVPVGMIGLAPSVILVPADAPYKDLKEFIAASKAGPGFHWATAGTGSTPHFVEGMLETKYGAKLDLVPYKSGSESITAVLGKQVEATSEASIVALPYLRSGKLKALANTWTTRISAYPQLATAAEQGFPDVRIAHWAGVHAPHGTPEAVLDKMSAAIDAAMKTPAIAEKLKGMGIEPIGGTRASFVQFVDAERARLGAVVKATGMKDE; translated from the coding sequence ATGCACCCCTCCCGTCGCCTCGCCTTGCTGGCCGGGCTTGCCGCTCTTCTTGCCGCCACCGGCGCGGCCGCACAGGGCTGGCCCACCAAGCCGATCCGCCTGGTCGTGCCCTTCGCGGCAGGCGGTGCAAACGACCTGATGGCGCGGGCTGCGGCCGACGGCGCCTCCAAGGCCCTGGGCCAGCCCATCGTCGTCGACAACAAGCCGGGCGCCGGCGCCACGCTGGGCGCAGACATCGTCGCCAAGAGCGCGCCCGACGGCTACACCTTCCTGGTGAGCGCGGCCGGCGTGATCTCGAACAGCATGATCAAGAAGAACATGCCCTACAAGGACAGCGACCTGGTGCCGGTGGGCATGATCGGCCTCGCACCCTCGGTGATCCTGGTGCCGGCCGATGCGCCCTACAAGGATCTGAAGGAATTCATTGCCGCCTCCAAGGCGGGGCCCGGCTTCCATTGGGCGACCGCCGGCACAGGCAGCACGCCGCATTTCGTCGAAGGCATGCTGGAAACGAAGTACGGCGCCAAGCTGGACCTGGTGCCCTACAAGAGCGGGTCGGAGTCGATCACGGCGGTGCTCGGCAAGCAGGTCGAGGCCACATCGGAGGCCAGCATCGTCGCGCTGCCTTACCTCAGGAGCGGCAAGCTGAAGGCGCTGGCCAACACCTGGACCACGCGCATCTCGGCCTACCCGCAGCTGGCCACGGCCGCAGAGCAGGGCTTCCCCGACGTGCGCATCGCGCACTGGGCCGGCGTGCATGCGCCGCACGGCACGCCCGAAGCGGTGCTCGACAAGATGAGCGCAGCCATCGACGCGGCCATGAAGACGCCGGCCATCGCCGAGAAGCTCAAGGGCATGGGCATCGAGCCCATCGGCGGCACGCGCGCTTCCTTCGTGCAGTTCGTCGATGCCGAGCGCGCCCGTCTGGGCGCGGTGGTCAAGGCTACCGGCATGAAGGACGAATGA
- a CDS encoding isocitrate lyase/PEP mutase family protein yields MNDNATHPGTLLRQKVAAKRGLVVPGAANALAARVIEELGFEAVYLSGAGLTNTFYGMPDLGFVHLGDLAQHTAALRDAVKLPIIVDADTGFGNALNVQHTVRTLERAGANAIQLEDQVSPKKCGHFEGKAVIGRDEMLGKVKAAVDARAHADFLVIARTDAAAVEGVDAAIARAAAYAEAGADITFVEAPESLEALRRIPRELACPQVVNVVIGGKTPTLDAAEFGAMGFGLVLYANAALQGAVRGMTLALQALRDGGRLDEASGLVATFAERQALVRKNQYDALEQRYA; encoded by the coding sequence ATGAACGACAACGCCACCCATCCCGGTACTCTGCTGCGGCAGAAGGTCGCGGCGAAGCGCGGTCTCGTGGTGCCGGGCGCGGCCAACGCGCTGGCCGCGCGCGTGATCGAGGAACTGGGCTTCGAGGCCGTCTACCTGAGCGGTGCCGGGCTCACCAACACCTTCTACGGCATGCCCGACCTGGGCTTCGTCCACCTGGGCGACCTGGCACAGCACACGGCCGCGCTGCGCGATGCAGTGAAGCTGCCGATCATCGTCGACGCCGACACCGGGTTCGGCAACGCGCTCAACGTGCAGCACACGGTGCGCACGCTGGAGCGCGCCGGCGCCAACGCGATCCAGCTGGAGGACCAGGTGAGCCCCAAGAAGTGCGGGCACTTCGAGGGCAAGGCCGTGATCGGGCGCGACGAGATGCTGGGCAAGGTGAAGGCGGCGGTCGACGCGCGGGCGCACGCCGACTTCCTGGTGATCGCGCGCACCGACGCCGCCGCGGTCGAAGGCGTCGATGCCGCGATTGCACGCGCCGCGGCCTACGCCGAGGCCGGGGCCGACATCACCTTCGTCGAGGCGCCCGAGTCGCTGGAAGCGCTGCGCCGTATTCCGCGCGAGCTGGCCTGCCCGCAGGTGGTCAACGTGGTGATCGGCGGCAAGACGCCCACACTGGATGCGGCGGAGTTCGGCGCCATGGGCTTCGGCCTGGTGCTCTATGCCAATGCCGCGCTGCAGGGCGCGGTGCGCGGCATGACGCTGGCGCTTCAGGCCCTGCGCGACGGCGGCCGGCTCGACGAGGCGAGCGGCCTGGTCGCCACTTTCGCCGAGCGTCAGGCGCTGGTGCGCAAGAACCAGTACGACGCCCTCGAGCAGCGCTATGCCTGA
- a CDS encoding amidohydrolase family protein, protein MPEPASATSAITAIDSHAHVFRRGLPLAPVHRHAPDYDALLDDYLALLDAHAVSHGVLVQPSFLGTDNSFLLDALRACPERLRGVVIIEPTLGDDALAELDRQGVRGIRLNLVGLPIPDFARAEWRRLFKQVRALDWHVELHRESRDLPQAGQPILDAGCKLVVDHFGRPGAALADDEGFAWLLASAATQRVWVKLAAAYRSWPDQRGSAARAAALALLQAFGAGRLLWGSDWPHTQHQPLADFGSTRGALADWVEDEHARRRILVDTPAALFRFA, encoded by the coding sequence ATGCCTGAGCCGGCCAGCGCGACGAGCGCGATCACTGCCATCGACAGCCACGCCCACGTCTTCCGGCGAGGACTGCCACTGGCCCCGGTGCATCGCCACGCGCCGGATTACGACGCGTTGCTGGACGATTACCTGGCGCTGCTCGATGCGCATGCGGTCTCGCATGGCGTACTGGTTCAGCCGAGCTTCCTTGGCACCGACAACAGCTTCCTGCTCGATGCGCTGCGTGCCTGCCCGGAGCGGCTGCGCGGCGTGGTGATCATCGAGCCCACACTCGGCGACGATGCGCTGGCGGAGCTGGACCGGCAAGGAGTCCGTGGCATTCGCCTCAACCTGGTGGGGCTGCCCATTCCCGATTTCGCGCGCGCCGAATGGCGGCGGCTCTTCAAGCAGGTGCGCGCGCTCGACTGGCATGTGGAGCTGCACCGCGAATCGCGCGACCTGCCGCAGGCCGGCCAGCCGATCCTCGATGCCGGGTGCAAGCTGGTGGTCGACCACTTCGGCCGCCCCGGCGCGGCGCTCGCCGACGACGAAGGCTTCGCATGGCTGCTGGCCAGCGCCGCAACGCAGCGCGTGTGGGTGAAGCTGGCGGCCGCCTACCGCAGCTGGCCCGACCAGCGCGGCAGCGCCGCCCGCGCCGCCGCGCTGGCGCTGCTGCAGGCGTTCGGCGCCGGCCGCCTTCTCTGGGGCAGCGACTGGCCCCATACGCAGCACCAGCCGCTGGCCGATTTCGGTTCCACCCGGGGGGCGCTGGCCGACTGGGTTGAGGATGAACATGCGCGCCGGCGCATCCTGGTCGACACGCCGGCGGCGCTGTTCCGCTTCGCCTGA